The Sesamum indicum cultivar Zhongzhi No. 13 linkage group LG1, S_indicum_v1.0, whole genome shotgun sequence genome includes a window with the following:
- the LOC105169780 gene encoding F-box protein At3g54460 isoform X3, with the protein MLKSVKLDGDDYYSIWSVTDCHVLGCRWHCSAPDNLKKKKLFELQEIFKSLPCVTKKVDCDDSRVKPAVSSCESGIWVLSDDILINILTILSPIDLVKISLACRHLRFLAASIMPCMKLKLYPHQQAAVEWMLQREKDCKVLKHPLCMNFRTEDGFDFNINVVSGEIVAGIVPTIRDFRGGMFCDEPGLGKTITAISLILKTQGTLAEPPDAVQVIWCMHDGNQRCGYYEARADKITKGNVSSMKNILGHKTRRGQLCLDELTPKRICSGYESKSPWPLVSREQIVEPTDSCSNKTIKLCEPACSTPATISMQSSRSWSNARRNLLAAYKEPSFTSERCSKNRKHASNDKQRSRGNQVGLACRISLTRKRDKETVTDDLEYNETWVQCDACSKWRKVADGCLANTSRAWFCSMNGDPSYQSCNVPEESWDCREPITYLPGFHAKGSSGGQEENISFFIGVLKDHYTLLNSETKKALMWLAKLSPGKLAEMETIGLVSPIVGTSLFDTRVARDYHKIFQAFGLIKKVEKGVLRWYYPKSLVNLAFDLNSLRIALCEPLDSLRLYLSSATLIVVPSNLVDHWRTQIERHVRPGQLRVYIWGDQKKKPSGHCLAWDYDVVITTFNRLSAEWGPRKRSVLMQVHWLRVVLDEGHTLGSSLSLTNKLQMAVSLTATNRWLLTGTPTPNTPNSQLSYLQPMLKFLKEETYGQHQKSWEAGILRPFEAEMEEGRSRLLQLLNRCMISARKIDLKAIPPCIKKITFVDFSEEHAKSYNELVETVRRNILMADWNDSSHVESLLNPKQWKFRATTIKNVRLSCCVAGHVRVTDAGQDIQETMDILVDNGLDPASEEYAFVKYSLLHGGNCMRCREWCRLPVITPCRHLLCLDCVALDSERCTFPGCGNSYEMQSPEELARPENPNPKWPVPKDLIELQPSYKQDDWNPDWQSTSSSKVTYLVRRLKELQEMNRTIGYGDKREVISNELNFSSNRSYFHISLDQEACNKARNEGSHVPSEKVIIFSQFLEHIHVIEQQLGIAGIQFAGMYSPMHSINKMKSLATFQHDANCMALLMDGSAALGLDLSFVTRVYLMEPIWDRSMEEQVISRAHRMGAARPIHVETLAMTGTIEEQMLKFLQDGDECRRFLKEEFGTNGLDGTRSFRTLHDFAESNYLTHLSFVRTSSTIEQLDKL; encoded by the exons ATGCTGAAGTCTGTCAAATTGGATGGTGATGATTATTATAGCATTTGGAGTGTAACGGACTGTCACGTCCTTGGCTGTAGATGGCATTGTAGTGCACCTGACAATCTTAAGAAGAAAAAGCTTTTTGAACTCCAGGAAATTTTTAAGAGCTTACCCTGCGTGACAAAGAAGGTGGACTGTGATGATTCAAGAGTAAAACCAGCAGTCTCATCGTGTGAATCTGGTATCTGGGTGCTGTCAgatgatattttgattaatattttaactatacTAAGCCCAATTGACCTTGTTAAGATTTCATTGGCGTGCCGTCATTTAAGGTTCTTGGCAGCATCCATCATGCCATGCATGAAGCTTAAACTTTATCCTCATCAGCAGGCTGCAGTTGAGTGGATGTTACAGCGTGAGAAGGACTGTAAAGTCCTAAAACATCCCCTGTGTATGAATTTCAGGACCGAAGatggttttgattttaatatcaatgTGGTTTCTGGTGAAATTGTTGCTGGTATAGTTCCTACAATTAGGGATTTTCGTGGTGGAATGTTCTGTGATGAACCTGGATTGGGTAAGACTATCACTGCTATCTCTCTTATTCTGAAGACACAAGGAACCTTGGCAGAACCACCAGATGCAGTACAAGTGATCTGGTGTATGCATGATGGGAATCAGAGGTGTGGCTATTATGAAGCGCGTGCTGACAAAATAACTAAGGGTAATGTGTCTAGTATGAAGAACATTTTGGGTCATAAAACTCGGAGGGGACAATTATGTCTAGATGAACTCACCCCAAAAAGGATTTGTAGTGGCTACGAGTCAAAGTCACCCTGGCCTCTTGTTTCCAGGGAGCAAATAGTGGAACCCACTGATTCATGTTCtaacaaaacaattaaattgtGTGAACCTGCATGCTCAACACCTGCAACTATCAGTATGCAGTCCAGCAGGAGCTGGAGTAATGCGAGGAGAAATCTTCTAGCTGCGTATAAGGAGCCATCTTTTACCTCTGAGAGATGCTCAAAGAATAGGAAGCACGCCTCTAATGACAAACAAAGGTCTCGGGGTAACCAAGTTGGTTTGGCCTGCAGGATATCATTGACTAGGAAGAGGGATAAGGAGACAGTAACAGACGATCTTGAATATAATGAAACTTGGGTCCAGTGTGATGCTTGTAGCAAGTGGCGGAAGGTTGCAGATGGATGTTTAGCGAATACTTCCAGAGCATGGTTTTGTAGTATGAATGGTGACCCCTCTTACCAGAGTTGTAATGTTCCTGAAGAATCCTGGGATTGTAGGGAGCCTATCACATACCTACCAGGCTTCCACGCCAAGGGGTCCTCTGGGGGTCAGGAGGAGAACATATCATTTTTCATTGGAGTGCTAAAGGACCACTATACATTGCTCAATTCTGAGACAAAGAAAGCCTTGATGTGGCTGGCTAAACTTTCACCAGGTAAGCTTGCAGAAATGGAAACAATTGGGTTAGTGAGCCCGATCGTAGGGACCTCCCTATTTGATACGAGAGTTGCTCGTGattatcacaaaatatttcaagcaTTTGGccttataaaaaaagtggAAAAGGGTGTTTTGAGGTGGTACTATCCCAAGAGTCTTGTGAACCTGGCCTTTGACTTGAATTCCCTTAGGATTGCTCTCTGTGAGCCATTAGACTCGCTGAGGTTGTATTTGTCAAGTGCAACTTTGATTGTTGTCCCTTCAAATCTTGTTGATCACTGGAGGACTCAGATTGAAAGGCATGTTAGACCAGGTCAGTTGAGAGTCTATATATGGGGTGATCAAAAGAAAAAGCCTTCTGGTCACTGTTTGGCTTGGGACTATGATGTTGTAATAACTACCTTCAATCGTTTGAGTGCTGAGTGGGGGCCCCGTAAAAGAAGCGTACTAATGCAAGTTCATTGGCTTAGGGTCGTGTTGGATGAGGGGCATACTCTTGGCTCAAGTCTCAGTTTGACAAACAAATTGCAAATGGCAGTGTCACTAACTGCCACTAACCGCTGGTTGTTGACAGGTACGCCAACTCCCAATACTCCTAACAGTCAGCTATCTTATCTTCAACCCATGCTAAAGTTCCTCAAAGAAGAGACTTATGGCCAACATCAGAAATCATGGGAAGCAGGTATCCTAAGGCCATTTGAGGCAGAGATGGAAGAGGGCAGGTCGCGCTTGCTGCAGTTGCTTAACAGATGCATGATTAGTGCAAGGAAAATAGATCTGAAAGCAATCCCACCTTGCATAAAAAAGATAACATTTGTGGATTTTTCAGAAGAACATGCAAAAAGTTACAATGAGTTGGTAGAAACAGTTAGGCGTAATATTTTGATGGCGGACTGGAATGATTCGTCTCATGTTGAGAGTTTATTGAACCCAAAACAATGGAAATTTCGAGCTACGACTATAAAAAATGTGAGGTTATCCTGCTGTGTGGCTGGACATGTCAGAGTAACAGATGCTGGCCAAGATATTCAAGAAACTATGGATATTCTAGTAGATAATGGTCTGGATCCTGCGTCAGAGGAGTATGCTTTTGTAAAGTACAGTCTCTTGCATGGTGGCAATTGTATGAG GTGCAGAGAATGGTGTCGTTTACCCGTCATTACACCTTGTAGGCATCTATTATGCCTTGATTGTGTTGCTTTAGACAGTGAAAGGTGTACATTTCCTGGTTGTGGTAACTCATATGAAATGCAAAGTCCAGAAGAATTAGCTCGTCCAGAGAATCCTAATCCTAAGTGGCCTGTGCCAAAGGATCTCATTGAGTTACAGCCTTCATATAAGCAG GATGACTGGAATCCTGATTGGCAGTCAACATCCAGCAGCAAAGTTACATATCTAGTTCGCCGGTTAAAAGAATTGCAGGAAATGAATAGGACAATTGGGTATGGAGACAAGAGAGAGGTTATCTCTAATGAACTTAATTTCTCCTCTAACAGGAGttatttccacatatcactgGATCAGGAGGCTTGCAATAAAGCCAGAAATGAGGGGAGCCATGTACCTTCTGAgaaagttattattttttcacagtTTCTTGAGCATATCCATGTCATCGAACAGCAG TTGGGTATAGCTGGTATCCAATTTGCCGGAATGTATAGTCCCATGCACTCTATTAATAAG ATGAAATCCCTAGCAACTTTCCAGCATGATGCAAATTGTATGGCTCTCTTGATGGATGGAAGTGCAGCATTAGGTCTTGATTTAAGCTTTGTGACTCGTGTCTATCTAATGGAACCTATATGGGATAGAAG CATGGAGGAGCAGGTGATTAGTCGTGCTCATCGAATGGGTGCTGCACGTCCCATTCATGTGGAGACATTAGCAATGACTGGCACAATCGAAGAGCaaatgttgaaatttttacaG GATGGTGATGAATGCAGAAGGTTCTTGAAGGAAGAATTTGGTACAAATGGTCTTGACGGGACACGGTCATTTCGCACATTACATGATTTTGCTGAGAGCAATTACTTGACTCACCTTAGTTTTGTGCGCACCAGCTCCACGATAGAACAGCTGGATAAGTTATAA